The Gloeobacter morelensis MG652769 genome contains the following window.
TCCCGAAAAGCTTCGCTGCGGCAGGTGAAATATTGGGCGCCGTGGTCGAGGCGCACTTCTCCCGAAGCAGTGGCCACGCGCCGGGTGGCAAGGCGCCCCCCCACCCCCCGCGACTTTTCGACAAGGCGCACGGCAAGCCCCGCTCTGCGCACCACCCCGGCTGCTGCCAGTCCCGCCACACCCGCTCCGACAATCAAGACATCGTGCATGCCCTCCAGCCTAACGCGCCGGGGCCGTGGGCAGGTGACGTTAAGATGAAGACACAAAGCTGGAGAAGTTGCGATGAGAGAAACCTTTGAAGACGAGGTTCTCGAACTGAATCGGGATAACGTCGAGCTGGTCCTCGACGAATTGCGCCCCTATTTGATGTCCGACGGCGGCAATGTCGAACTTGTCGAAATCGAAGGGCCGATCGTCAAACTGCGCCTGCAGGGCGCCTGCGGCTCCTGCCCCAGTTCGACCTATACCCTGAAGCTCGGTATCGAGCGGCGCATGCGCGAACTCATTCCGGCCGTCGCCGAGGTCGAACAGGTCCTCTAAGGCATGTCCTAAAACCAAAAAGCCCCCGCTTGCGGGGGCTTTTTGCCGACAACAGAACCTTCCTAGCGGCCGCAGGCAGCATTGTTCTGCAGATGCTGCACGCCTGCCCCGGCCGCAGCACCGACGACCGCGCCACCGATTCCACCTAGCAACAGACCGCCCGCCCCGCCGTAGGCGGCACCTTTGGTGACGCTGTCCTGCTTCGCTTCACCCTGGCAGGTGTAGCTGTTCTCACCAGGGTTTTTCGCTTTTTTCTGGCTGACACGCGCCTTCTCGGTCCGAGTGCTCTCTCTGGCTTCGCCAGGCTGGGCCAACAAAGCGGCATTCATGCTCAGACCGATGGCGAGCGCGGCTAACAGGGTAAAAGATTTGCGCATCGGGGTAACCTCGTCTCTTACCTTTCGATCCTATTCACCCTGGCAGCTGTCTTCATGCCTCCCACGGCATAGGCTGGCGGGCCGAATCGCGGAGCGCGGCGGTATACTGAGCGAGCCGATTGGTGCTCGCCGCTTTGAATGCGCCGTTTCCCTGGACCCGCCGCCACGTTTTGAGCCTGGAGGATTTCAGCGCCGCCGAGTACGCCCTGGTACTGCAGACGGCCAGCAGCTTTCAGCAGGTGCTCGCCCGGCGCAACCGCAAAGTCCCGACGCTGCAGGGCCGGATTATCGTCAATTTGTTTTTCGAGTCCTCGACGCGCACCCGGACGAGCTTTGAATTAGCGGCCAAGGCCCTCTCGGCGGATGTGGTCAACTTCTCCGCCGCCACCTCCTCGCTCACCAAGGGCGAAACCATCTTCGACACCACCCGCACCTTTCTGGCGATGGGCATGGATATCGCCGTCGTCCGCCACCGCGACAGCGGCGTACCCCACGCCATCGCCCGCGACCTCGAACAACTCGGCAGCCCTGTGAGCGTAATCAACGCGGGCGACGGCCAGCACGAGCACCCCACCCAGGCGCTGCTCGACCTGTTTACCCTCTGCACCCTGCTGGATGCCTACGATCCGCGCCCCGAATTGCTCGCGGGCAAAAAAATCGCCATCGTCGGCGATATTCTTCACTCGCGCGTCGCCCGCTCGAATCTGTGCAGTCTGGTCACCTGCGGCGCCGAGGTGCACCTGGCCGGGCCGCCGACGCTGTTGCCCGGCGAATTTCGCCAGTACGGCGCCACCCTCCACCACCGCCTCGCCCCCGCCCTCGCGGGGGCGGATTTTGTGATGACCCTGCGCCTGCAAAAAGAACGCATGGGCGATTATCTGCTGCCCAGTCTGCGCGAGTACCACCGCCTCTACGGGATCAGCCGCGAGCGGCTCGCCCTGTGCAGTCCGGGGGTGCGCCTGCTCCACCCCGGCCCGGTCAACCGCGGCGTCGAACTGAGTTCCGATTTGCTCGACGATCCGCGCCTCAGCCTGGTTTCCCAGCAGGTCACCAGCGGCGTGGCGGTGCGCATGGCCCTGCTCTATCTACTGGCTGGGGGCAAGGCAGCTTGAAGATTTCCTTGCGGGGGAAGCGCTGCAACGGCAACACTGGAGAGAGGTGGAGTTCAATAGACAATGACCGAAAAAACGGCAGGCCGCCACCCGCGCGACTGTCAGGTTGTCGTGATTGGAGCTGGGATTGGTGGATTGACGGCCGGCGCGCTGCTGGCCGCCCGCGGCTTCGATGTCCTGGTGCTCGAACAGGCCTTTGTGCCGGGGGGGTGCGCCTCGACTTTTAAGCGGCGCGGGTTCACCTTCGACGTCGGGGCCACCCAGGTGGCGGGGCTTGAACCGGGTGGGGTGCACGAGCGCATCTTCCGCGAACTCGGGGTGGAGCCGCCCGCCGCCCGACCCTGCGACCCGGCCTGTGCGGTGTACCTGCCGCAGGAAACGGAGCCTATTTGCCTGTGGCGCGACCCGGAGCGCTGGCGCGCTGAGCGCATCCGTCACTTTCCTGGCAGTGAGCGCTTCTGGGCGAAGCTGGACCAGCTCTTTGAATTGAGTTGGGATTTCAACGCGCGCGAACCGCTGCTGCCGCCGGTACGACCCGAGGAGTACCTGGCTCTGGCCGCCAAGCTCAGACCCCGCACGCTGCTGACCTTGCCCTACGCCCTGCGCACCGTCGCCGATTTGCTCAGTGACTACAAGCTTGCGGACGACCGGCGGCTCAGGCGCTTCCTGGATATGCAGCTCAAACTCTACTCGACTGTCGAGGCAAACCAGACCGCCGCGCTGTACGGGGCGGTTTCCCTGGGAATGACCTGCGCTCCGCGGGGGCTCTTTCACCTCGAAGGCAGTATGCAGACCCTCAGCGACCGCCTGGTGGAGGCGCTGCGCCGGCACAACGGCCGGCTTTTGACCGGCCAGAAGGTGACCGCCATCCACACCCGTCACGGCCTGGCCGCCGGGGTCACCGTGCACGACCGCCGCAGCGGGCGCGACTGGGAAGTGCGCGCCGCCCAGATTGTGGCGAATGTGCCCGTCTGGAGCCTGCCGGAACTCACCGGTGCGGCCCTCACTAAAAATTATCGCGAGCGGGTCGACAAGCTCCCGGAGGCCCCGGGGGCCTTCGTCGCCTACCTGGGCGTGCGCTCGGAGGCCGTCCCGGCGGACTGCCCGCCCCATCTGCAGTTTCTGTACGATTACGACGGCCCGGTGGCTGAAAACAACTCGCTGTTCGTCTCGGTGAGTCAGCCCGGCGACGGCCGAGCCCCCCAGGGCTGCTCCACGATCATCGCCTCCAGCTTCACCGACGCCAAAGCCTGGGGTGCCGCGGCGGACTACACCGCGATGAAGGAGCGCTACACCCGTACAGCCATCGAGTTGCTTGGCCGGTACTTTCCTGACCTCGAAGCCCACCTGGTGCACGTCGAAGCGGCCACACCGTGCACCTTTGAGCACTTTACGGCTCGCCCCCACGGCTTCGTGGGCGGCATCGGCCAGCGCCCGAGTCAGTTCGGTCCTTTTTCGCTCTCCAACCGCACACCGGTCGAAAACCTCTGGCTGGTGGGCGATAGCACCCACCCCGGGGAGGGCACAGCCGGGGTAAGCTATTCGGCGCTCAACTGCGTGAAGCTGCTCGAAGCCGCCGTTTCCTGAAGTTCAAGCACCGGCGCTCAAAGACACAGAGGCAATCCATCGGTTTCTAAAGCGTGATTTGCCTCTCAAAAATACTCCGGCAATCCAATTGTTTATAAGCAACTAAACATAGGGATTTAACAGTTGCAAGCGCTTCTGATCGAATTGCTGAGATTAGTCGCGCTGGAATACAGAATAGGGAGTGCACAGCTTGTCTTCGGGCGCACTGTTGATTGTGTTCTCCCCATTTCAAGGGATAAATGAAGGCGACGTACAAAGAGTGATTTCCTCCATATCAAGGAGGACGAAGCGTCTGTTAGCCGGTGACACTGTCTTTAGCATTTAGATTATGAAGAGGATTCCACAATGCAGGAACATATCCGCAAGATCAGCGCCCTGGTGTTGAGCGGAGCAGTCTGCATGGGGATGGGTACTGTGGTTTTGGCCCAGAGCAACCCCAGTCCGTCGGGCACTTATCAACCGGGCGACAAGACCAACCAGGTACCGCCCACAACGACCACACCCGAGCCCGGCCCTGCCGGCACTCCGCCGAGCCCGAGCAGCCCCTACGGTGCCCCAGCTCAGCCGTCGACCACTCCACCGTCTTCTGGCAGCCCGTCGACCACCCCAGCCCCGGCTGCCCGGACGATCGACCTCAATTCGGTCACTTCCGCGCAGCTGGTTCGCGCTGGGCTCGACGAACCCTCCGCCAAACTTATCGAACAAAACCAGCCCTACGGCAAGCCAGAGGATGTTCTGCAGGTGCAAGGTTTGTCCGAACAGACCAAGGCGGCGCTCAAGGCGAACATGGATATCCTCAGAGCCAATCCCAAAGTGAAGTAGGCCAGGTTTTCGGTTGAAGACCTGACCTCGATAACCGTATTGCCGGCCTGGCAGTTTTGACGAACTCCACCTTTCTCCCAGGCCGTTTTCTATTTTTTGCCTGCTCTCCGAAGCAGGCATTTTTGCAGGAAACTACCCGGGATTGATTGTCGAAGTCGTACCGCTTGGCGGGACTGTAGCAGGGCTGGGGGCAGGGGTTGTGGAGGGCTGGGGGTTGAATGTCGAACCGGACGGCGAGCCTGGCGAAATTGGGTTGATAGGCGCGGGGCGGCCGACCGCTCCGGGCGAAACGGTCCCGCTCGGATTGCTGTAGACGCCTGAGGAGCTGGGACTGACGTTGGTTCCCGGTGGATTCGGACCGGCATAAACGGGGGTAGCAGGCGGGTTCGGGTTGATCGGGCTGCTGTTGGGCACTGTTGCAGGTCCGGGGGCGGTTCCTCCCGGGGTGGTTGTAGTCTGGGCTGCCGCCGCAAACCACAAAGCGCTCGCGGTGGTCCCGACAGCCAAAGCAACGGCAAGCGCGCGGGTCAATCGAATCATGCTGGCCTCGTGGATGTCCTGCTTCCAGGTTGCCGCCGATTGAGAGCCTTGCCCCCTACCCCAGGTGGGAATCCGCGGGCGGCGGCGGCTGGCGTTTGGCGCGGGTGGACCGGCTGCGGCATTCTGGTGTTGATGAGGCAGAGAAATTCGGTGAACGCGGTACGGATCTGGGCGGTGGCAAGCAACGTCTTTCGCGAGTCGGTCCGCGACCGCATCTTGTATCTGATTGCCCTGTTTGCGGTGCTATTGCTGGTAGGGGCAAGATTACTGCCGGACCTCAGCGCCGGGGCCGAGTACAAAATCGTCCTCGATCTCGGCTTGGGGGCGATGCATCTGTTTGGCCTGGTGGTGGCTATTTTCCTGGGCACCAACCTGCTCAGCAAAGAAATCGACAAACGCACGATCTTCGTGCTGCTCTCCAAACCCCTCGGGCGGGGGGAATTTATCCTGGGCAAGCATCTGGGGCTTGCGGCGGTGATTGCTCTGTTGGTAGCTGCGATGGCCCTCTGTTTTTTTGGGGTGGTCTGGATCGAGCGGGTACCGGTGGCTGAGCTCGGTATTCCGTTGGTGCTGTCGGTCGTCTTTGCCTATATCGAACTGCTGTTGCTGGTGGCGGCGGCCTTGTTTTTCGGAAGCTTCGCCAGTGCGGTGATGGCTTCAATCTTTACCCTGTGTCTTTATCTGGTGGGCCACTTTACCCAGGATCTGCTCAAACTCGGCCGCCTCGCCGGGAGCACCTCTATTGAGCAGGCCACCCAGATTCTCTACCTGGTCTTGCCGGATCTTGAACGGCTCAATTTGCGCAACGGGGCCGTCTTCGGCCAGATTCCCCCTACAACCGAACTGGTACAGGCGGGAGCCTACGGTCTTCTCTACACCGGCATCCTGCTTGCTCTCGCCATCGCCGTCTTCAGTCGCAGGGAATTTTGATTCTGTTGCTTCTGTTCTCGGTAAGGCCCTCGAAATCGACAGAAAATGCCATATGCTGGCAATGTGTGGCACCGAAGAGAAAACGTGACACAAAAGAGTGAATATGGATGACACATTGAAATCGGTGAAAGTGCATCTGGGTCGCCAGGGTCGGTTGGTACTCGAAAAGCAGGACACGATTAAGCAACGGTTAAAGGCTCGATTTGCACACTTGCCCGAAGAGCACAGTTTGGTAGATGATTTGATCGCGGAACGGCGTGAAGCTGCGAGAGCGGAAGCGGCTGAATGACAGTCGTTTTGGATGCCTCGGCGCTGCTGGCTTATTTGAGAGACGCACCAGGAAATGTCGTGGTGGATGGAGTGCTGGCGGAGGGGGCAATCTCGAGTGTGAACTGGGCGGAAGTCGTGCAGAAGTCGATCGCGGCAGGTGTCGGAGTGGATGGAATGCTGGATGATTTGCAGGCTCTTGGTGTGAGTGTGGAACCGTTTATGCCGGAGGACGGGGAAGTCACCGGACGACTGTGGGAGAAAACGCGACAGTCGGGATTGTCCCTGGGAGATCGAGCCCGCCTGAGTCTGAGATTGCGATTGGGAGTGCCTGTTTTGACGTGTGACCGCGCCTGGGCATCTCTCAACCTTTCTATCGGTGTGCAAGTAATTCGGTGAGACTTTACTCGAATAGAAACAGTGGATCCCATTTGGATTTTTTACTGTGTTAACAGTCGAGCCAAGCTGGGTAGCGCTTCGCCGTAAGTAGGGTGAATGTGGACGGATTGTTCGAGAATTTTCCAGGTGGAACCCGCCTGCATATGGGCAAGCAGCACATGGACGATCTCGGCGGCTTCGTACCCGACCAGGGTCGCCCCCAGAATTTTGTCGGTGTCTTCGTCCACCACCAGCCGATAGAAGCCCAGGTCGTGTCCCCACTCGATCGCCCGGGCGATGTGGGCCATGGGCAAGGTCACCGCGCGCGCCCGGTGGCCTTGGGCGAGTGCCTGATCGAGGGTCAGCCCCACCCGCCCGACCTGGGGCTCGGTGTAGACCGCGTAGCCCAACACCCGATCGGAGCGGGTGCGCTGCTCGCCGTTTAAGATCGCCTGCAACCGCCGGTAATCCTCCCAGGAGACGTGGGTGAAGGCGGGCTGGCGGGCCACATCGCCGATGGCGTACACCCCCGGGGCGGTGGTGCGAAAGTGCTCGTCGATGACCACGTAGCCCTGCTTATCGAGGTCGATGCCCGCCGCCGAAGCGCCGAGGGCGGCGGTGTTCGGGATGCGCCCGGCAGCAGCCAGCAAAGCTGCATCCCCCCGCAAAGTCTGCCCGTCTGCCAGGGTGAGCGCGCAGATCCCATTCTGGTAAATCGCCTCGTTCACCTCGCAATCAAGATGCAGGTGAACGCCGTCGCGGCTTAGGGCCTCAGCCAGCACTTCGCCCACCTCCGGTTCTTCGTGATTTAAAAGCCGATCGTGGTTGTGGACGATGTGCACTTCACTGCCCAGGCGCGCCAGTCCCTGCCCGAGTTCGAGGCCGATGTAGCCACCCCCCAGGATGAGGGTGCACCTCGGCAGCTTCTCCAGATCAAAAATGTTCAAGTTGGTGAGTAGTGGTAAACCCTTCAAATCCGGCAGCTCCGGAATGGCAGGCCCGGTGCCGGTGTTGATTACTACCAGCGGCGATTGCACCTGTAATCCGCCGCCGGTGACCGTCTGGGGGTCCAGGAAGCTTGCCTCGGCGCGCACGATCCGCACCCCCGCTTCGGTGAGCCGCCGCTCGATACCCTGGCTGAAACTGGCGCGAATCGAGCGCACCCGCTCCATCACGCGCTCAAAATCGACCTTGACCTCGGCGTGGATACCCAAAGGTGCCGCCAGCCGCGCCCGTCCGGCGGCGTGGGCGGCGGCAAGGAGCGCCTTCGAGGGCGTGCAGCCGTAGTTGATGCAGCTTCCCCCCAGGGCGGCGCGCTCAAAGAGCACCACCTTGCGGCCGCAACGGGCCTGGTCCACCGCCAGCGGGACGCCCCCCTGGCCGCTGCCGATGACGATCACATCCGCCTTTTCCATCGCCCTGCCACCCGCGCTTCACCCACGATTATTCCGGTTTTCGCGCCGATGGGCTATGGGCGCCGTCCCTGTTCGCGCCAATGCATCTGTTGGGTCCGCACAAGCGTACTCATGATGACCACGGCGAATCCACCAGTGCCGTTGTGCCCCCCGCGCTTCGCAGGAGTGATCCATGTTTCCGTATGTGACTGCTATTTTCTGGTCTGTGCCCTTCCAAACAGAGCACGTTGCCCTTTTGTGGATCGCCATGGCCCTGATGGTGCTGAGCGTCCTCGAACATTACCGCATCTTTTGAGGTCCGCTATGTATCCGGCGATGGAAGAATATTTGATCGCGCGCGGCCTGGTGAGCGAACGGCAACTGCAGCGCGCCGGAGAACTGGCGCAACTGTGGCAGGGGACGGTGCCGGTGGTGCTGTGGAAACTGGGCTGGATCGACTTGAACACATTTGCGGCACTGCTCGAATATTCGGTGTAGAGCAGGTGTCAGGATTGAAAATGTTGTGCGCCGGTGCTTTGCGTTCCATGCAGCAGAGG
Protein-coding sequences here:
- the crtD gene encoding C-3',4' desaturase CrtD; translated protein: MTEKTAGRHPRDCQVVVIGAGIGGLTAGALLAARGFDVLVLEQAFVPGGCASTFKRRGFTFDVGATQVAGLEPGGVHERIFRELGVEPPAARPCDPACAVYLPQETEPICLWRDPERWRAERIRHFPGSERFWAKLDQLFELSWDFNAREPLLPPVRPEEYLALAAKLRPRTLLTLPYALRTVADLLSDYKLADDRRLRRFLDMQLKLYSTVEANQTAALYGAVSLGMTCAPRGLFHLEGSMQTLSDRLVEALRRHNGRLLTGQKVTAIHTRHGLAAGVTVHDRRSGRDWEVRAAQIVANVPVWSLPELTGAALTKNYRERVDKLPEAPGAFVAYLGVRSEAVPADCPPHLQFLYDYDGPVAENNSLFVSVSQPGDGRAPQGCSTIIASSFTDAKAWGAAADYTAMKERYTRTAIELLGRYFPDLEAHLVHVEAATPCTFEHFTARPHGFVGGIGQRPSQFGPFSLSNRTPVENLWLVGDSTHPGEGTAGVSYSALNCVKLLEAAVS
- a CDS encoding NifU family protein translates to MRETFEDEVLELNRDNVELVLDELRPYLMSDGGNVELVEIEGPIVKLRLQGACGSCPSSTYTLKLGIERRMRELIPAVAEVEQVL
- a CDS encoding DUF2949 domain-containing protein; this encodes MEEYLIARGLVSERQLQRAGELAQLWQGTVPVVLWKLGWIDLNTFAALLEYSV
- a CDS encoding aspartate carbamoyltransferase catalytic subunit produces the protein MLAALNAPFPWTRRHVLSLEDFSAAEYALVLQTASSFQQVLARRNRKVPTLQGRIIVNLFFESSTRTRTSFELAAKALSADVVNFSAATSSLTKGETIFDTTRTFLAMGMDIAVVRHRDSGVPHAIARDLEQLGSPVSVINAGDGQHEHPTQALLDLFTLCTLLDAYDPRPELLAGKKIAIVGDILHSRVARSNLCSLVTCGAEVHLAGPPTLLPGEFRQYGATLHHRLAPALAGADFVMTLRLQKERMGDYLLPSLREYHRLYGISRERLALCSPGVRLLHPGPVNRGVELSSDLLDDPRLSLVSQQVTSGVAVRMALLYLLAGGKAA
- a CDS encoding PIN domain-containing protein; its protein translation is MTVVLDASALLAYLRDAPGNVVVDGVLAEGAISSVNWAEVVQKSIAAGVGVDGMLDDLQALGVSVEPFMPEDGEVTGRLWEKTRQSGLSLGDRARLSLRLRLGVPVLTCDRAWASLNLSIGVQVIR
- a CDS encoding ABC transporter permease: MNAVRIWAVASNVFRESVRDRILYLIALFAVLLLVGARLLPDLSAGAEYKIVLDLGLGAMHLFGLVVAIFLGTNLLSKEIDKRTIFVLLSKPLGRGEFILGKHLGLAAVIALLVAAMALCFFGVVWIERVPVAELGIPLVLSVVFAYIELLLLVAAALFFGSFASAVMASIFTLCLYLVGHFTQDLLKLGRLAGSTSIEQATQILYLVLPDLERLNLRNGAVFGQIPPTTELVQAGAYGLLYTGILLALAIAVFSRREF
- a CDS encoding FAD-dependent oxidoreductase, coding for MEKADVIVIGSGQGGVPLAVDQARCGRKVVLFERAALGGSCINYGCTPSKALLAAAHAAGRARLAAPLGIHAEVKVDFERVMERVRSIRASFSQGIERRLTEAGVRIVRAEASFLDPQTVTGGGLQVQSPLVVINTGTGPAIPELPDLKGLPLLTNLNIFDLEKLPRCTLILGGGYIGLELGQGLARLGSEVHIVHNHDRLLNHEEPEVGEVLAEALSRDGVHLHLDCEVNEAIYQNGICALTLADGQTLRGDAALLAAAGRIPNTAALGASAAGIDLDKQGYVVIDEHFRTTAPGVYAIGDVARQPAFTHVSWEDYRRLQAILNGEQRTRSDRVLGYAVYTEPQVGRVGLTLDQALAQGHRARAVTLPMAHIARAIEWGHDLGFYRLVVDEDTDKILGATLVGYEAAEIVHVLLAHMQAGSTWKILEQSVHIHPTYGEALPSLARLLTQ